CCCCCTACTACTAAAGAGTATATCGAGCATCTTCACCAGGTATTGCTCCATTGGTTTCAACTATTTTGCTTCTGGAGTTATTGTGTTCTTCATGTGAAGTGGCTACTTTACCTTATTTGGTTCTTTGGAAATTGTGATCCAGGAAAATATGGCATTGGCAAAGCTTCTTGCAGACCGAAAGTATCCTTTACCTTACATGTTGGAATGAAAGTGTCATGGTTTTTTATTGTTTACATTGACTTTGTTAttcaatttttggaatttttttttggctgGATTTTCTTAATTCAGTTATCAGTAAAATCATTGAAGTGACTGGAATTGAGTTGCAGAAACTCCGAATCAGTTTGCAGAAACTTCAGCAACAGAACTTGCAGCTTGCACAAGCAAACAGCCAGATGTTGGCGGTCTGTTTCCCCAACCCATTTTCAAAACCCTGGTGTTCATTTTGTTTTGAGTGTATATTAGTTTGCTTATGACAGATATTGGTTCTTGGTAAGTGATGGTACTGATTCATATTTCAATAATTGTGCAGGAACTTAATTCAGGCAAAGATAGGGTAAGCTTTACTAGACAACCCATTGGGTTAGAAATGGCCATCCTATTTGATTCCTATTGCAGTtcattttttatgcatttttcaGTTAAGAGTACTACATCACGAGCTTGGCTGCAAAAACAGCGTACTTCAAGTGAGAAATTCAGAATTGGAGGTCAGTGTAGCCATTATTGCTACACACGTATGTGAATAAGATCAGTAGTATAGTAAATTGCACCATTGACTTTTATTTAATGGTTGTTTTTCCCAGGAGAAGGCGAAGaagaaaacatataaaaaaactGGCAATCAGGTATTTAAGAAAATTGCATTAGTGGTTactcaaaatttgttttttgatctCAGCATCATATGTTATTTGTACATTTCTCTTTTTCCTACTATAAGGTGGGAACAATCAAGTGTGAGGAGGCAGGGGAATCCTTACAAGAAGATAAAAGTGATGATAAACCTTGTACTACAAAGAGGCGGCAATCAAAAAACCAGTGTAAGTACTGAAATCTGGTAGCCCATTGAGAATTCCTGAATGAATTTCTTTCTGACTTAAGAGTGATCTCTATACTTCATTGATTGCTTGCAGCTATCGTTAACCCGTCTTCTAGCAAACAAGTCCAAGAAAAAGATAAAGCTGAAAACAAAAAGTAGGTTTGTGCATGCTAGTTAATGTTGACAAATGCTTTCTccttcttttcccttttctttcacCAAgattgaaataaagaaaaagagaaggaaaagaataaaaacaaaaacaaactcGTGTTTTTTGTGTTTACAAAACAGGCTGCAGTCAAGACGGCAATCTACTAGGTTTATATCTGTGAAATCTGAACCCACTGAAGACTTGTTTGAGATAGATGATGCCAAATTTCCTGCCTCCCAGCTGCATGATGATCCGATGCATGATAATTGTCCAACTTCCTTGGGTTCATCTGGAAAAAAAGCCAATGGAGATGGTGCCCTTGGAGTTGCAACTCCAGAATTTCGAAGATCATCTTTTGGAAGGCCCTTACGTCGAGCAGCTGAGAAGGTTCAGTCCTACAAGGAAATTCCAATTAATGTAAAGATGCGGAGATCAGAGTGAGTCAATTCTTCCCCTGAGAATATTGTTGAAAAAGAGTAGCAGAAGAGAATGGAGAAgactgatttttcttttcttgcatCCACTGTTTCTTGTGCCCTGTGATATTGTTGCTTTCATGTATTTTTGTTCAACTGACATTCCTGGGATGCATGCTGCTAACCTAACTGTAACTTtcatatcatattttctttctctatcaTCTGCGGATGATGCTTACGAAAATGCGTAGGTTGACATAGTTGTATTTCATTGAAATGTATTGAAACAGACTAGATTTCCTGGCAAAGCATGCTCTCTCGTAATTAAAACTGGTTGTAGCATTAAATCTTAGTTTTCTTTGTAACCTTCTGATGTGGGTGAAATTGTATATCCTGATGGGGGGTGGTTGCCTTATCTATGATAGAGTTTATAGATTGGCTAGGGTTGTCATGAAgagacttttgttttttttgcccTACCTTTTCTATTTTTGCCTTTTGGCGTCCCTTGTATACGACTTGTGTGCTTTGGTGTGTTTTTAGTTGGTTCTATTAATATAATTCCTTTATTTGcctattaagaaagaaaaatgaaatcaagaaTCCTGGCAGAACCAAGAGACATCCCTCACAAACAcctttttgaaattgaattcaaaACATCTCCCATCCACTCCATCCTTTAAGCTTTAGGTGTGTTTGTTTCAAGAATATAGCATGGCTTTTTCATTTTAACGAATTTTTGACACTGCATTTTCAACTTTCAAGCACTTGCTTGAGCATCATGCCTTGATTATTGTGAACTTGAGAACCTTATTCAACTGAGAATCAtaggattttcttaaaaacttgtttttaagttaaaagaacaaaaaaaaaaaaaaaaactttttatttatttttattttttattttatgtttttttttaaaaaaaaacaagggtgTTTGggaagttgtttttaaaaacatttctcaaaaaaaaaaaaaaaaaaaacaaaaacaaaaaaacaaaaaaaacaaaaccaaaaattcttttggataaatgaattttagttgtttttaaaaataaaatttttacttgaattttcttaaaaaatttgtaaattcaataaatataaaatattaatgaaatttaattcaagtctgattaaaaataaaaaacattctgtaattaattaaaacaaaaaataatttgtttgtattaaaaaatgatactattttaattatattataggatatggatattaacatcttttgTAAagatataattgatttttttttaactaaaagtaatcatggttaataatattttatttaaaatgaatttaaaaacaagtgtggttaattttttatatataaataagttagatttttttttattatatctaCATATTTAGTAGTGGTGATTGGGTTAGTTTTTaagttctaaattattttttaaaattaatagatttgttAAATAATTCAACACATTAAGTGGAAAGATGTTTTCCCTAATTTGTTCCAATTGGCGATCAACAAGGATCAATGGGTGTTTGATGCTTGGGAGGAGGGTGGAGAGGTGGGTAGTTGAAATCCTTTATTTTCAAGACACTTTAACAATTGGGAAATGGAAGAGGTGGAAGGCTTCCTCCGGAAACTCCATCATTTGGTTTTGAATAGAGATGTGGAAGATGTCTCGAGTTGGAAGAATAGCAAGAACGGATCCTTTTATGTTAGATCTATCTACCGTTCCCTCACAAAAGCCTCTAGTGACCCTTTTCCTTGGAGTATTATTTGGAGATCTTGGGCTCCCATGAGGGTAAGCTTTTTTGCTTAGGAAGCGTCTTGGAACAGAATCTTGACCCTTGATCAGCTCAAAAGAAGGGGTTGGAATATGCCAAATAGGTGTTACTTGTGTAAAATGGACCAGGAAACCAATGACCACTTGATCATTTTTTGTAAGAAGGCTATATTGCTATGGAGCttacttttctctctttttgatGCGCAATGGGTCCTGTATTCCCCAATCAAAAGGAATTTGATAGGTTGACATGGTGCTTTTGTGagtaagagaaaggaaaaggctTAGAGGCTACCCCTTTTTGTTTAATGTGAaccttatggaaggaaagaaatgaaagagttTACAATGACACTGAACGATTCGACCAAACtttaaaactttcttttttgTACATTTTTGTGAATTGGGGTAAGGTGTATTTAGAGGATCATTCTTTGTccttgattgattttatagagTGACTTTTGTCTAGATAGGAgaaaggttttctttttttctttttgcctagCTTCTTGGGCGTTGCTTGTATATTTCGTGTGTACTCATTTCGCCTCTTCTAGGCTTTTCTAATACAATCTcttttttacctataaaaaaaaatgttattaccaaaaggcttagtaatttgatggaaataaatttatttgaaacatttgctagataaaatatttgttaattggaattgtgtatagaaggaaaattttatgaaaatagattttaaaattttgagagtagatattttatcaaaattatttttgaaaattactctcaatggaattttaatattttcatgttggtattctcctattacactaggtttccacttaggaaataaatatttttggaaattttcaaagtaaataatttattcatcaaggaaattactaatggttttaaaatgctcttatttatctcaaaagacTAAGTGGGAAAGGGTCTTAGGTAAGCCCACAACCTCCATTAtcaagcccatcttgatttgggttcgTCACCACCTCCATGGTAGGTTAGCCCTAAAAATTAGGAGATATGAACTTTCCATATGGACGAGACTAGATATGTTTGTAGTGGCCGTCCACCCCCACGATGAGGGTTTTTTACTTGGTGACTTTTATAGttcaaggacaatggttatTCACTTGACATTGCATATGAAATGGTATAATCACCCCACGTAGTCCCACTTGCATAGTCCATGGGCCAAATAAAAGATATGTTGATTTTGAATTTAGATACCTTTATAGTTAAGGCAGGGAGATCAATCTGAGAAagtctctaactagtaataaggtcatgacATGCCCCATGTAggtttgattcttatgatactaaaATACCTTGCAAAAGGATATGTAACttgagagcactacatttttgctaaattaattatcaaatgtcatgaatgttcaattatgtcacatgttttgttatattatttttatagatatCATATTAGTTCTattatcactctctttctcacaaTAGGCTAAGcccaattaatcaattggaCTAATTTGATTCTAGATATAGTAACTAATTGCATGGAAACTAGTTTATGCAGAGCTAGTtattccttatgaactaacctagtaaaagaaaatagtggTATATCAAAGTGGTATTAGACGGATTAAAAGACCAAGTGTCTAATACTTGGATATTTGGATAATATGTTGCAATTATAAAACATGTATATTACTAGATACTTTGACATTCTCTTTTTAGTTTCCAATAGTTATTTTGTGATAAGGGTATGTCAGCTTTTAGGACTGTTATGAATACCAAtattcatatgatcttagagaTCTTGCCATTTTCTTTCTGGATGACTAAGGGATTCTCAAATATTATagggtgttcatatggaagtcaaaGGTTCTTCTGGTTATTCtctcaagaagaagaagaagaatcatcctaaataaggaaagttcaaaaGAAGGAATAAGAAAGCAAACTCAAGGGCAAGagattcctttgtgaccttttaggacactagaaaaggaatgcctagtttacctaaaggaaaaaaaaaagaaatgtataCCTAAATGAATATTTAGTGGTGGATAATAGTTATGCAAGTGAGTGGGAGATAATATcatctttttttatatgtattccattatTACTTTGCCAAGTGATGAGAACAATCAGATCTCAGGATTAAACCTAGTACTAATTAAACATTTGTTTTTtagacctaggtcatattaatctaaataggatccaaagactgaTAAAGTCTAGGCTATTTTGATTCCAGAAGATCTTTTAATCTACGAATCttgtatagatggtaaaatTACCAAGATGACTAgaaccaaggaatgtttggagttagtgcatactaatACGTATGGAACTTTTAGTATCCAGACATGAGAAGGGTATGGGTATTTAATCACTTTTAGAGATGATTACTTTGGGTTTGAATATGTACATAGGAGATATGATGTCTTGCatacattcattgaatttaaggcaaGATCAAATATCCTATTGAAGTCACTTCGATTAGATCAAGGTAATATGTttagtaagtttgattctttccattAAAGAATGAGATTATTTCCTAGTAAATCAAAGTATAGTAAAAATCATTATCCTAATGAATGATAATTAACAATGGGTCATTAGAAGATCATAAATAAAGTTTGAGAGgcatttatatataatttaggaGTAAACTAATTGTCAAAGGCAGCTAGTTGTCGATTTGGTCGATTGCTCAATCAACCACCTAGTTAGCAATTATGCAATTAATGTGCTTACAAGTGGCCATTGGGAAACTTACCATTCAATTGGTTGATCTCCTAGTTGAATTAGAAATGTCTCTATAACTCATTACCACTTTGGAAAACTTGGATGTACCTACCAAGGCATTATGGGTCGACTACCAAGGTCCCTTAGCCTCTAATTGAGctccttttataaaaaaaataacatttacacTCGAAACTCTTTGATTCCATAccttttttaaaaccttttatgtatgaaatacataaatttttagtggttttcatataaaaaaaaatacttcatcCAACTTTTGAATGGATTTAAGACAATTTGATTtcaattgaaatgaaatttagAGTGTTAGgtgttttaatgaaaatatccATGCAATCCTAACTTAGTGCACTCACAATCTTATAAtgaaatatcttaaaaataaatttgattaatcttTTGATTATATCTTCTTCTTAATTGTTCTAAGGGAATGTTCTTATTATGGATCATCTTCTTTAATTACACTTTCTCTTACTTCTTGGAGATGAGAGAAATACTTAAGTTTTAGCATATGAAATGATGTGAATTTTTTAAACCAATGCACTTAGAcagaaaaatcattaatatctttaatatttgttttgttatcatcaaaatcgaaATCGATCAAGCCTTAATCTAACATAGGCTGTTATGGTCTGTGTCTAACCCTACATAACAACCAAATTTAGTTTGTGAATCTCATTGGACATGAATCATGTGTATGtggaattaagaaaattttatgtaCTAAAAGTGAACCCACTTTCCCCTGAATGTCGTTTTGAAGCCTAACATGATTATGAATCATTAGGATGGAAATCATGTGCTGGGCTTGGCCTCAAATTTGGGCCTGAATTTTCTCACTCGGGTTGGGCTGGATTTGGACATAACCTATTGAcctctatctatct
This DNA window, taken from Vitis riparia cultivar Riparia Gloire de Montpellier isolate 1030 chromosome 13, EGFV_Vit.rip_1.0, whole genome shotgun sequence, encodes the following:
- the LOC117927634 gene encoding SHUGOSHIN 2 — translated: MEGLLVLDPGVEDNKAKREKMVKGSFGNTPRKRLADISNFQEKKSKPTTQVEKPLTIPPTTKEYIEHLHQENMALAKLLADRNKIIEVTGIELQKLRISLQKLQQQNLQLAQANSQMLAELNSGKDRLRVLHHELGCKNSVLQVRNSELEEKAKKKTYKKTGNQVGTIKCEEAGESLQEDKSDDKPCTTKRRQSKNQSIVNPSSSKQVQEKDKAENKKLQSRRQSTRFISVKSEPTEDLFEIDDAKFPASQLHDDPMHDNCPTSLGSSGKKANGDGALGVATPEFRRSSFGRPLRRAAEKVQSYKEIPINVKMRRSE